CTTCTGAACCTTCGGGTTCTGCCCGCCGTTGCACTTGACGTCCTGGACGTTCTTGGCGCCGTAGCCGTTCGCCTCGTCCGACAGGATCTGCTGGACGCCCTCCTGGGCCTTGTTCACGTCCAGCTTGGTGGTCACGAAGAAGCCCGGCATCCAGAAGCCCAGGATCAGGAACGCGACCACCACCACGGCGCCGAGCGCGCCCAGAATGGCCAGCAGCGCCGTATTCGACCGGGGCCCACCGTCACCGGCGCCCGGGGGGTACTGGCCGTACTGGCCGGGTTGGCCGTATTGCGGCTGCCCGTACTGGCCGGGCTGACCGTACTGGGGCTGGCCGTACTGCGGCGGATAACCCGGCGGGGTGGCGCCGGGTTGGCCGTACTGTCCGGGCTGGCCGGGTTGCTGACCGTACTGCGGCTGCCCGTACTGCGGCGGCGGCGGGTATGCGGGCGCCGCACCCGGCTGGCCGTACTGCGGCGGCTGGCCGTATTGCGGTGGCGTGTAGGCCGGCGGCTGCCACCCCGACGGCGCGCCTTCGGATCCGGCGTCGGGCTGCGGCGGCTGCTGGGGCTGCTGCCACTGCTGCGGCTGCTCCTCCGGCTGATCAGCGGATTCGCCCGCGGGTTGATCCTGACCCTGCCACGGCTGCGTCGGGTCCGGTCCCTGCGGTCCGCTCATCATCTCTCCTCGGATACTGGGTAACACGTGCGCCGGCATCAACCGTAGCGGTTGTCTCACCCTACCGGCTGCACCAGCGCGCATCCGGTTGCGGTGCAAGCATCCTTTGCGCCGTGTCGAGCGCAGGGGCCACCGTCGTGTCAGGTGTTGTCCACGGCAACCACACCGCGACGGACGTCGGTGATCGCCCGCTTGGCGACGGCGCGGAGCTCGGCATTCGGTGCCGCGATCCGGACCTGATCGAGCAGATCGAGGACCTGCCGGCACCAGCGCACGAAATCCCCCGCCGACAACGGCTGCGGGCGGGTGGCCGAGCTGCTGCTGTCGGCGACCGCCAGCGCCGCGGTCAGGTCGCCGGTGGAGGCCCAGCGATACATGGTCGCGACGAAGCCCTCGTCGATCTCGCGCGACGGCGCGATCCGGTGGCGGTTCTCCTCGGCGCGTAGATCCCCCGACAGCCGCCGGGTGCCCGCCAGCGCCCGCCGCAGCCCGGCGGTGGGCGCGTCGAAGAGCGGGGTCGAGGGCCCGTCGCCGCCACGGGATTCGAACACCACCGCCGAGATCACCGCGGCCAACTCCGCCGGCGCCAACTTGTCCCATGCGCCGGTGCGCAGGCATTCGGCCACCAACAGGTCACTCTCGCTGTAGATGCGGGCCAACAGCCGGCCGTCGTCGGTGACCCGCAGGGTCCGGGCGCCGTCGGCGGCCTCGGCGGACTCCGCGGCGATGAACCCGCGTTCGAGGAGAATCCCGACGATGCGGTCGAAGGTGCGGGCCAGCGAGTTGGTGGCGGCGGCGATCTTCTGCCGCAGCTGGGCGTTCTCCCGCTCGACGCGTAGGTAACGTTCGCCGGCGCGCACCCGGTCCTCACGGTCGGGCGCGGCATGCACGGGGTGGCGCCGAAGTTCCTCGCGCAGTGCGATCAGTTCGGGGTCGTCGTGCTGGTCGGGTTCGCCCCGCTTGCGCCGCGCCGAGGGCACATCCAGACCGGCGGCCGCCGACCGCAGCGCCGACGCCAGATCACGACGTACCCGGGGTTGCCGATGCTCGACCCGCTTGGGCAGCGACATGGTGCCCAGCGGTGCGCCTGCGCCCGAATAGTCGGCCGTGGAGATCCGGCCCGCCCACCGGTGTTCGCTGAGCACCAGGGGCCGGGGATCCTCGTCGTCGCGGGCGGCCTCCAGCACCACCGCCAACCCGCCCCGGCGCCCGGACGACACGTTGATGATGTCGCCGCGCCGCAGCGCGGCCAGCGCCTCGCCGGCGGCCTGGCGCCGCTGCAGCCGCGACGACCGCGCTGCCGCGCGTTCGCGTTCCGAGATCTTGGCGCGCAGGCGCGCGTAGTCCAGCACCGGGCTGTCCCGGCCGCCGACCTCGGCGGCGATCTCGTCGAGCAGGCGCTCACCGCGCTCGACCCCGCGCACCAGCCCCACCACCGAGCGGTCGGCCTGATACTGCGCGAACGAGCGTTCCAGCAGGTCGCGGGCCTGCGCGGGGCCCATCTGCCCGACCAGGTTGATGGTCATGTTGTAGGACGGCGCGAACGAACTCTTCAGCGGGAACGTGCGGGTCGACGCCAGCCCGGCGACCTCGGCGGGTTCGGCCGAGCTCTCCATCGGGTTCCAGATCACCACGGCGTGCCCCTCGACGTCGATGCCGCGCCGTCCGGCGCGACCCGTCAGCTGGGTGTACTCCCCCGGCGTCAGCGGCGCGTGTTGCTCGCCGTTGAACTTGACCAGGCGTTCGAGGACCACGGTGCGGGCCGGCATGTTGATGCCCAAGGCCAGTGTCTCGGTGGCGAACACGGCCTTGACCAGGCCGGCGGTGAACAGCTCCTCGACGGTGTGCCGGAAGATCGGCAGCATCCCGGCGTGGTGCGCGGCCAACCCGCGCAGCAACCCCTCGCGCCACTCGTAGTAGCCGAGGACCGGCAGGTCCGCGTCCGGCAGGTCCCCGCACCGGCGGTCGATGATCTCCGCGATGCGGGCCCGCTCGGAGTCGGTGGTCAGCCGCATCGAGGACCGCAGGCACTGCTTGACCGCGGCGTCGCACCCCACC
This DNA window, taken from Mycolicibacterium sp. MU0050, encodes the following:
- a CDS encoding RNA helicase, whose amino-acid sequence is MTSPDPGELDRFAAQLPFTLDDFQRRGCQALERGHGVLVCAPTGAGKTVIGEFAVHLALAADRKCFYTTPIKALSNQKHTDLVRRYGPERIGLLTGDVSVNADAPVVVMTTEVLRNMLYANSPALEGLSYVVMDEVHFLADRMRGAVWEEVILHLPEEVRLASLSATVSNAEEFGGWIQTVRGDTTVIVDEERPVPLWQHMLVGRRLFDLFDYDGGARGKKLLVDPELVRHIAHRREADQLADWRPRSPKGRGGHRGRPGLFRPPSRPDVIATLDSEGLLPAITFVFSRVGCDAAVKQCLRSSMRLTTDSERARIAEIIDRRCGDLPDADLPVLGYYEWREGLLRGLAAHHAGMLPIFRHTVEELFTAGLVKAVFATETLALGINMPARTVVLERLVKFNGEQHAPLTPGEYTQLTGRAGRRGIDVEGHAVVIWNPMESSAEPAEVAGLASTRTFPLKSSFAPSYNMTINLVGQMGPAQARDLLERSFAQYQADRSVVGLVRGVERGERLLDEIAAEVGGRDSPVLDYARLRAKISERERAAARSSRLQRRQAAGEALAALRRGDIINVSSGRRGGLAVVLEAARDDEDPRPLVLSEHRWAGRISTADYSGAGAPLGTMSLPKRVEHRQPRVRRDLASALRSAAAGLDVPSARRKRGEPDQHDDPELIALREELRRHPVHAAPDREDRVRAGERYLRVERENAQLRQKIAAATNSLARTFDRIVGILLERGFIAAESAEAADGARTLRVTDDGRLLARIYSESDLLVAECLRTGAWDKLAPAELAAVISAVVFESRGGDGPSTPLFDAPTAGLRRALAGTRRLSGDLRAEENRHRIAPSREIDEGFVATMYRWASTGDLTAALAVADSSSSATRPQPLSAGDFVRWCRQVLDLLDQVRIAAPNAELRAVAKRAITDVRRGVVAVDNT
- a CDS encoding DUF4333 domain-containing protein, with translation MSGPQGPDPTQPWQGQDQPAGESADQPEEQPQQWQQPQQPPQPDAGSEGAPSGWQPPAYTPPQYGQPPQYGQPGAAPAYPPPPQYGQPQYGQQPGQPGQYGQPGATPPGYPPQYGQPQYGQPGQYGQPQYGQPGQYGQYPPGAGDGGPRSNTALLAILGALGAVVVVAFLILGFWMPGFFVTTKLDVNKAQEGVQQILSDEANGYGAKNVQDVKCNGGQNPKVQKNSTFTCEVSIDGTKRQVTVTFQDDEGTYEVGRPK